In Danaus plexippus chromosome 14, MEX_DaPlex, whole genome shotgun sequence, a single genomic region encodes these proteins:
- the LOC116769675 gene encoding uncharacterized protein LOC116769675, which translates to MSDKDHEVAVTNIVDSLGLLRKVESFYGIIKYRMIDGQLVEPNIAMKSYGIFIPVCIVFVWTIIILDTWFDIQVNIFFNSHLDSTDYIDRLPMVVTVVQSSFALVVFLCNDFKFHLETLFLYLYVKMISKRIEVLNKYLNHFVEKKAKIRPIVIFKENLEVNKLGDYIGHINHENTKITSLAFAYETLGESLSLLNNMCSINIFLYLASNFIYIIISLWSFVHFIRTKDHLSSLPGIIFESSVEISVVIIMCYVCEELTMKRRSTRILVNEIVMDYKLPNEMRIQAKSFFDLIEVWPLQVYASRMFCMNIQLLLGFVSVSSTYLIFIIQATN; encoded by the exons ATGAGTGACAAAGACCATGAAGTGGCGGTTACTAATATTGTGGACTCCTTGGGCCTGTTACGGAAAGTTGAAAGTTTctatggaataataaaatatcgaatGATAGATGGTCAGTTAGTTGAACCTAATATAGCGATGAAGAGCTATGGGATCTTTATACCAGTTTGCATAGTATTTGTATGGACTATTATCATTTTGGACACATGGTTTGATATACaagtgaacattttttttaattctcattTGGACTCTACTGACTACATAGACAGACTGCCGATGGTAGTTACAGTGGTGCAGAGTTCTTTTGCTCTTGTAGTATTCCTTTGCAacg attttaaatttcacttgGAAACATTGTTCTTGTACCTTTATGTAAAGATGATATCTAAAAGAATTGAGGttctaaacaaatatttaaatcattttgtagAGAAGAAAGCAAAGATCAGACCTATAGTAATCTTCAAAGAAAATCTGGAGGTGAATAAACTGGGTGATTACATAGGACATATTAATCATGAAAATACGAAAATTACATCTTTAGCCTTTGCTTATGAAACTTTAGGGGAATCTTTGTCATTACTGAATAATATGTGTTCAATCAACATTTTCTTGTACCTCGCCTCGAACTTCATTTACATAATCATATCATTATGGtcttttgtacattttatacgAACTAAAGATCACTTAAGTTCCTTACCGGGAATAATATTCGAGAGTTCAGTTGAAATAAGTGTTGTCATAATTATGTGCTACGTTTGTGAAGAGTTGACTATGAAACGACGGTCCACAAGGATTCTAGTCAACGAGATCGTTATGGACTATAAGCTGCCAAATGAGATGAGAATTCAAGCAAAGTCATTTTTTGATTTGATAGAAGTTTGGCCATTGCAGGTGTATGCCAGCAGAATGTTTTGTATGAATATACAACTACTGCTTGGCTTTGTTAGCGTGTCGTCAACgtacttgatttttattattcaagcAACGAATTAG
- the LOC116769752 gene encoding protein takeout-like, which translates to MYWFKSTVTIFLISYCAIAKCSKFHGFKTPCKETSPECLKSSLQALIPEFVNGVPELGIGSLDPYKIDDVKLELPGGIKIDFKEGYSKGLRKCTVDFVRPIGDKYEVVFHCNLVVKGKYRSSGKLMMFPIDGQGNSTIICKNLKTRFTFRLTTIKKGNEEYVQMKDIDVQHTYEGRIVYHMTDLFKGNAEISKMVLDFMNQNWKLVAKEFGGPIIDYGTTAILNNVKKVLDEVPVNQLLEK; encoded by the exons ATGTATTGGTTTAAAAGTACAGTAACTATATTCTTGATTTCCTATTGTGCTATTGCAAAGTGTTCAAAATTtc ATGGTTTTAAAACCCCCTGTAAAGAGACGTCTCCCGAGTGTTTGAAAAGTTCTCTCCAAGCTTTAATTCCTGAATTTGTTAATGGTGTCCCGGAGTTGGGTATCGGTAGTCTGGATCCTTATAAAATAGACGATGTTAAATTGGAATTACCGGGaggaataaaaattgatttcaaaGAAGGTTACAGCAAAGGTCTTCGGAAATGCACAGTTGATTTTGTTAG ACCGATTGGGGACAAATACGAAGTCGTATTTCATTGCAATTTAGTCGTCAAAGGCAAATACCGTTCTTCCGGTAAATTAATGATGTTTCCTATTGATGGCCAGGGCAATTCGACAATTATTTGCA aaaatcTGAAAACCAGGTTCACGTTTAGACTGACGACTATAAAGAAAGGAAATGAGGAATACGTTCAAATGAAAGATATTGATGTCCAACACACTTACGAGGGCCGGATCGTTTACCACATGACCGATCTTTTCAAAGGCAATGCTGAAATAA GTAAAATGGTGTTGGATTTCATGAATCAAAATTGGAAGCTTGTTGCCAAGGAGTTTGGTGGTCCTATCATCGACTATGGAACGACCGCTATACTGAATAACGTCAAGAAAGTATTGGACGAGGTTCCAGTTAATCAACTACTAGAAaaatag